In one window of Legionella fallonii LLAP-10 DNA:
- a CDS encoding putative quinol monooxygenase, whose protein sequence is MIKVGLLVRLDAKPGKEQEVENFLRSGLPIVQNETETITWYAVRIGESSFGIFDTFPNDAARNTHLSGQLAAALMAKAGELLAKPPLIEKVDVIADKPYENKK, encoded by the coding sequence ATGATAAAAGTTGGTTTATTGGTTCGATTAGATGCAAAACCTGGAAAAGAGCAAGAAGTTGAAAATTTTCTGCGTTCTGGATTACCTATAGTACAAAATGAAACAGAAACAATCACATGGTATGCCGTTCGCATCGGTGAATCTTCTTTTGGTATTTTTGATACCTTTCCTAATGACGCAGCTCGAAATACGCACTTGTCTGGACAACTTGCCGCAGCATTGATGGCAAAAGCAGGGGAGCTCCTAGCGAAGCCTCCATTAATTGAAAAAGTAGACGTGATTGCAGATAAGCCTTATGAAAATAAAAAATAA
- a CDS encoding YHS domain-containing (seleno)protein has product MKYYTKLFNRFLGVFIASCFMFCSTAFSSDSPTFAVALQGYDVVAYFTENKPVKGNGDHVVIRDGIYYLFANENDKKLFEANPDKYLPQYGGWCAFGTAVGKKIASDPLAWKMVDGKLYLNLNERVQKVWSKDIPGYIKKADANWLQIKDKNPADLQ; this is encoded by the coding sequence ATGAAATATTATACTAAATTATTTAACAGGTTTTTGGGGGTATTTATAGCATCCTGTTTTATGTTTTGCTCAACAGCTTTTTCATCTGACAGCCCAACTTTTGCAGTAGCACTGCAAGGCTATGATGTGGTTGCCTATTTTACTGAAAATAAGCCAGTTAAGGGTAATGGTGACCATGTAGTCATCAGAGATGGCATTTATTATCTATTTGCCAATGAAAATGATAAAAAATTGTTTGAAGCAAATCCAGATAAATATTTACCTCAGTATGGTGGCTGGTGCGCCTTTGGAACTGCGGTAGGTAAGAAAATTGCTAGCGATCCTTTAGCATGGAAAATGGTTGATGGCAAACTCTATCTAAACCTTAATGAAAGAGTCCAAAAGGTATGGTCTAAAGACATACCTGGATACATCAAAAAAGCAGATGCTAATTGGTTGCAAATTAAAGATAAAAATCCGGCTGATCTTCAATAG
- a CDS encoding YceI family protein, with protein MIDLNRIKRTVASGFLVLTPLLSEAAVPQWQIVPNESQLTFTATQNGAPVTGQFKTFTGDIRVDPNDLKNSSIDIIVDINSISASYSELKDTLINPEWFNVKMFPKAEFKSNQIEKTGDKSYQAKGTLTIRDKSEPVTLIFTSEQPDANKGIVVGTTTVKRTQFGVGQGQWSSTKEIKDDVTINFKVVGVKK; from the coding sequence GTGATAGATCTAAATCGTATAAAACGAACTGTTGCTTCAGGATTTTTAGTGCTCACACCTTTACTAAGCGAAGCAGCAGTTCCTCAGTGGCAAATCGTTCCTAATGAAAGTCAATTAACTTTTACTGCGACTCAAAATGGTGCTCCTGTAACCGGCCAATTTAAAACCTTTACTGGTGATATACGTGTTGATCCCAACGATTTAAAAAACAGCAGCATTGATATTATTGTTGATATTAACTCTATAAGTGCTTCCTATTCTGAATTGAAAGATACATTAATTAATCCAGAATGGTTTAATGTCAAAATGTTTCCCAAAGCTGAATTTAAATCAAACCAAATTGAAAAAACAGGTGATAAATCCTATCAAGCCAAGGGGACACTTACTATACGCGATAAGTCTGAGCCTGTTACTTTAATATTTACTTCAGAGCAACCGGATGCAAATAAAGGAATTGTTGTAGGAACTACTACAGTTAAAAGGACCCAATTTGGTGTGGGGCAAGGGCAATGGTCAAGCACTAAAGAAATTAAAGATGATGTAACAATAAATTTCAAAGTAGTTGGAGTAAAAAAATAA
- a CDS encoding cytochrome b → MRIKNSATHFGLIAILLHWIMALLIIGLLAEGLYMVSLPISLEKLKFYGWHKEYGILVLGLVIVRFTWRLINKVPELSLPWLEIIAARLVHYAFYGFMFAMPITGWLLTSAAGLPPSFFGLFTLPNLIAPNEEYRLLLQTVHQWLGYGLIATICLHAAAALKHHFINKDDILRRMIS, encoded by the coding sequence ATGCGAATAAAAAATAGCGCTACTCATTTTGGTCTAATCGCCATCCTTCTGCACTGGATCATGGCACTTTTAATAATAGGTTTACTTGCCGAAGGGTTATACATGGTCTCTTTGCCTATTAGTCTGGAAAAGCTAAAATTTTACGGTTGGCATAAGGAATATGGTATTTTAGTTCTTGGACTTGTTATTGTACGGTTTACTTGGCGTTTGATTAATAAGGTTCCTGAGTTATCCTTACCTTGGCTGGAAATAATCGCGGCACGACTCGTACATTACGCTTTTTATGGCTTTATGTTTGCAATGCCTATTACGGGTTGGCTTCTTACTAGTGCAGCGGGACTACCCCCATCTTTTTTTGGCTTATTTACTTTACCTAATCTAATTGCACCAAATGAAGAATACAGACTGTTACTTCAAACAGTGCATCAATGGCTTGGCTATGGTTTAATTGCAACTATTTGTCTTCATGCTGCTGCTGCACTAAAGCATCATTTTATTAATAAAGATGATATTCTAAGGAGGATGATTTCGTGA
- a CDS encoding YceI family protein, with the protein MLRKLANFILTSTVLFALSLPGYAADKFILDDQHTYVLWHINHLGFSTQAGKWYAKGFVILDKEQPKNSKVEATIDVSSVSTGLPELDKHLKSPLFFDTDKYPTATYVSNKVDVLSKTSAKVQGVLTLHGVSKLVTLMVTLNKVGKNPITDKISVGFSAKTDIKRSDFGINTLLPDVGDNVSLEIGAEGYQSNSGN; encoded by the coding sequence ATGCTAAGGAAATTGGCTAATTTTATACTTACGAGCACAGTATTATTTGCTTTGTCTCTTCCAGGTTATGCAGCAGATAAATTCATTCTTGATGATCAACATACTTATGTTCTTTGGCATATCAATCATTTGGGTTTTTCAACACAAGCAGGTAAATGGTATGCGAAAGGATTTGTAATTTTAGATAAAGAGCAACCTAAAAACAGTAAGGTAGAAGCTACTATCGATGTGTCTAGTGTTAGTACAGGATTACCAGAACTTGATAAACATTTAAAAAGCCCCTTGTTTTTTGATACGGATAAGTATCCAACAGCTACCTATGTAAGCAATAAAGTAGATGTATTAAGTAAGACCTCTGCTAAAGTGCAGGGAGTACTTACCCTTCACGGAGTATCAAAACTAGTGACACTTATGGTCACGCTAAATAAAGTTGGGAAAAATCCAATCACTGATAAAATTTCAGTCGGATTTTCAGCCAAAACTGATATTAAGCGATCTGATTTTGGAATTAATACCTTGTTACCTGATGTAGGGGATAATGTTTCATTGGAAATAGGGGCCGAAGGCTATCAATCAAATTCAGGGAACTAA
- a CDS encoding BufA1 family periplasmic bufferin-type metallophore, translating to MNNKEKLIKSAVAAFLSLSAAHTAIGASDESSATSTEKCYGIARAGMNDCATATASCAGSSKKDNQADAFLLLPKGLCEKIVGGQLKSDGKSSS from the coding sequence ATGAATAATAAGGAAAAACTTATTAAATCAGCCGTAGCGGCTTTTTTATCTCTATCAGCGGCTCATACAGCAATTGGAGCATCTGATGAATCCTCAGCTACTTCTACAGAAAAATGCTATGGGATTGCTCGTGCAGGAATGAATGATTGCGCCACTGCTACTGCCTCATGCGCCGGTTCCTCCAAAAAAGACAATCAAGCAGATGCCTTTCTACTCTTACCAAAAGGACTATGTGAAAAAATTGTTGGTGGTCAATTGAAATCTGATGGTAAATCTTCCAGTTAA
- a CDS encoding TetR/AcrR family transcriptional regulator produces the protein MQQRPLTEEVLDKVMNLFWGKGYFNTSIEDIIAATGLNRATLYKYGGGKDKLFIMMLKRFRQNITNHVTAPLQIKAGGIEGIKVFFSQFLELYDSINLRSRGCFLVATATEIHSHNKEVAEFIDDFYQYLKGSFRGLLLHAKNQGEVKIDIDVDKTADFLVGNLFGIMSLCRSSAPRQMFENHVFGINNFLSSLS, from the coding sequence ATGCAACAAAGACCACTAACAGAAGAAGTGCTTGACAAAGTTATGAATCTTTTTTGGGGAAAAGGATATTTTAATACGTCCATTGAGGACATTATTGCAGCTACTGGTCTAAATCGAGCGACCTTGTATAAATACGGCGGTGGCAAGGATAAATTATTTATTATGATGTTAAAGCGTTTTCGCCAAAATATAACCAATCACGTGACTGCTCCTCTTCAAATTAAAGCAGGCGGAATTGAAGGGATTAAAGTTTTTTTTTCACAGTTTTTAGAGCTTTATGACTCAATAAATCTACGTTCTAGAGGTTGCTTTCTCGTAGCAACGGCAACAGAGATACATTCTCACAATAAAGAAGTAGCGGAGTTTATTGATGACTTTTATCAATATTTAAAAGGATCATTCCGAGGGCTACTACTGCATGCTAAAAATCAAGGAGAGGTAAAAATCGACATTGATGTTGATAAAACTGCCGATTTTTTGGTTGGCAATTTATTTGGTATTATGAGCTTATGCCGTTCTTCAGCCCCTAGGCAAATGTTTGAAAATCATGTTTTTGGGATTAATAATTTTCTTTCGTCCCTTTCCTAA
- the msrB gene encoding peptide-methionine (R)-S-oxide reductase MsrB, which translates to MTTSLIFNFAIADTVQQNYQKPSDIILKKKLTPFQYQVTQEKGTEPPYNNAYWNNEEAGIYVDVVSGEPLFISLDKYDSKTGWPSFTKPLEPNNIVLLPDTSIFPERTEVVSKHGQSHLGHVFDDGPPPTHKRFCMNSAALEFIPVKDLEKRGYGKYLYLFKQTKNNGN; encoded by the coding sequence ATGACAACAAGTTTAATTTTTAATTTTGCAATAGCAGATACCGTACAGCAAAATTATCAAAAACCGAGTGACATAATACTTAAAAAGAAGCTTACGCCGTTTCAATACCAGGTAACTCAAGAAAAAGGGACAGAGCCACCATATAATAACGCTTATTGGAATAATGAAGAAGCAGGGATTTATGTGGATGTTGTATCAGGAGAGCCTTTATTTATCTCTTTAGATAAATATGACTCAAAAACAGGTTGGCCAAGTTTTACTAAACCACTTGAACCAAACAATATAGTTTTACTGCCCGATACAAGCATATTCCCCGAGCGAACAGAAGTCGTCTCAAAACATGGACAATCACATTTAGGTCACGTATTTGACGATGGCCCTCCACCGACTCATAAAAGATTTTGTATGAACTCAGCGGCACTAGAATTCATACCCGTTAAAGACTTAGAAAAACGTGGGTATGGCAAATATTTATACCTATTTAAACAAACCAAGAATAATGGAAATTAG
- a CDS encoding cytochrome c biogenesis protein DipZ, which produces MQADIVNIGLGFLEGFALIISPCVLPILPLILAGSLTGSKKRPLGIMIGFILIFSLFTFLSRKFVQYSGIDLNIVRHISYGMLILLGVTMISTYLTEKFERLTTRLANIGSSFPKVNNPQGGLISGIFFGGLIAIVWTPCAGPILAAVIVQTVIQKTNLMSFLTLIAFGIGVAVPMLAIILFGRQLMARVGFVKGHTVFFRKMLGAVIIISVFFMIYQENGISFVHAGQGNNVPAIELQNGLEKPYPAPSISGIDGWINSEPLKISNLKGKVVLVDFWTYSCINCIRTLPYLKEWYDKYHNDGLVIVGVHTPEFDFEKNFANVKSAVVYDGIKYPVALDSHYITWQNFNNQYWPAHYLIDKKGNVVYIHFGEGDYDVTENNIQYLLNMHAPTITKGNNIEQLNEDQTPETYLGYERAENFSGQEAISKDKTAQYTFPPSLEQNEWALQGSWNIMPDKIISSENNAAIKINFNARKVYIVMGNATNKTIRVNLLLNGKKIEIEKGKDVENSSIDVNKNTIYEALVFTQPRSGILQLTASSPGLEIYTFTFG; this is translated from the coding sequence ATGCAAGCAGATATCGTGAATATTGGGCTAGGCTTCCTTGAAGGATTTGCACTTATTATCTCTCCTTGTGTTTTACCTATTTTACCTTTAATCCTAGCCGGCTCTCTGACAGGAAGCAAAAAAAGACCTCTTGGAATCATGATCGGATTTATATTAATTTTTTCCTTATTTACCTTTTTATCACGAAAGTTTGTGCAATATTCTGGAATTGATTTGAATATAGTTCGACATATTTCTTATGGGATGCTTATTTTGCTCGGTGTAACAATGATTTCAACCTATTTAACAGAAAAATTTGAACGGTTAACAACTCGATTAGCAAATATAGGTTCATCCTTTCCTAAAGTTAATAATCCTCAAGGAGGCTTAATTAGCGGAATATTTTTTGGTGGACTGATAGCAATAGTATGGACACCTTGTGCTGGACCCATTTTAGCAGCTGTGATTGTGCAAACAGTTATTCAAAAAACCAATTTAATGAGCTTTTTAACTTTAATTGCTTTTGGTATTGGAGTAGCAGTACCTATGCTGGCCATAATATTATTTGGGAGACAACTGATGGCAAGAGTTGGTTTTGTTAAAGGGCACACAGTTTTTTTTAGAAAAATGCTTGGCGCTGTTATTATAATAAGTGTTTTTTTTATGATTTATCAAGAAAATGGGATAAGTTTCGTACATGCTGGACAAGGAAATAATGTGCCAGCAATAGAATTACAAAATGGATTAGAAAAGCCGTATCCAGCCCCATCTATTAGTGGTATTGATGGTTGGATTAACTCAGAGCCACTAAAAATAAGCAATTTAAAGGGGAAAGTTGTTTTAGTCGATTTCTGGACTTATTCTTGTATTAATTGTATACGCACACTACCCTATCTGAAAGAGTGGTATGATAAATATCATAATGACGGCTTAGTCATTGTAGGTGTTCATACCCCCGAATTTGATTTCGAAAAAAACTTTGCAAATGTGAAAAGCGCTGTAGTTTATGATGGAATAAAATATCCAGTTGCATTAGACAGTCATTATATAACTTGGCAAAATTTTAATAATCAATATTGGCCGGCGCATTATTTAATAGATAAAAAAGGGAATGTGGTTTATATCCATTTTGGCGAAGGTGATTATGATGTTACTGAAAATAACATACAATATTTGCTCAATATGCACGCGCCTACAATAACGAAAGGCAACAATATAGAGCAACTTAATGAAGATCAAACACCTGAAACATACCTCGGATATGAACGCGCCGAAAATTTTTCAGGTCAGGAAGCTATATCAAAAGATAAAACAGCACAATACACTTTTCCTCCGTCCTTAGAGCAAAATGAGTGGGCATTGCAAGGAAGTTGGAACATTATGCCAGACAAAATTATTTCAAGTGAAAATAATGCAGCCATCAAAATTAATTTTAATGCACGTAAAGTTTATATAGTCATGGGTAATGCGACAAACAAAACTATTAGGGTAAACCTCCTTTTAAATGGCAAGAAAATTGAGATTGAAAAAGGCAAGGATGTTGAAAACAGTAGTATTGACGTTAACAAAAATACTATTTATGAGGCGCTAGTATTTACTCAGCCTAGAAGCGGAATTTTACAATTAACAGCATCATCACCAGGGCTCGAAATTTATACATTTACATTTGGATAA
- a CDS encoding MFS transporter, whose amino-acid sequence MKNSLSSRSLLALSLLIFFIADIQGGIGPILSIYLRSNLGWDTGQVGMALATTGIVGALFQIPSGIIIDAIRFKRSLIFFACTCIILSCAILLSQTSLYPIIVAQSLVGLASSLIPPSIAAISLGLVGKDLFPKRVSINESIVHAGTVVAIIIIGLTAQLYGHSWIIYGTIMFAILALIPIPFINASEINYSVARELPLIQKGIDETQATPISFLQLAKSKSILIFFSAVIVFHFANAAQLPLVGQELAKINPENDSIFMAGCIVLAQIIMVVIAFLLGFIINKIGRKPIFLFAFIFLILRALLFSITENSFYLLIIQLLDGISAGIFGVVAVVIVSDLASGTGRFNFLLGALGLCVGIGSSLSNIIAGFITKTYGFHVGFISLAFMATIGVFTYAFALQETKKISTEKIL is encoded by the coding sequence GTGAAGAATTCACTATCAAGTCGTAGTTTGCTTGCGTTAAGTTTATTGATATTTTTCATTGCTGATATTCAAGGAGGTATAGGTCCTATTCTTTCTATTTATTTACGCTCCAATTTAGGATGGGATACAGGTCAGGTTGGTATGGCACTAGCTACAACGGGTATTGTTGGCGCATTATTTCAAATACCTAGTGGAATAATAATCGATGCTATTCGATTTAAGCGATCACTTATATTTTTTGCTTGTACCTGTATTATTTTAAGTTGTGCTATCCTGTTAAGCCAAACTTCTTTATATCCCATTATTGTTGCTCAATCCCTTGTTGGTCTAGCCTCTAGTCTGATTCCTCCTTCAATTGCTGCAATATCGCTTGGTTTGGTGGGAAAAGACTTATTTCCCAAAAGAGTCAGTATTAATGAATCTATTGTTCATGCAGGGACCGTAGTTGCCATTATAATCATAGGCTTAACAGCACAATTATATGGGCACTCATGGATAATATATGGCACCATCATGTTTGCAATCTTGGCATTAATTCCAATCCCGTTCATTAATGCAAGTGAAATAAATTATAGTGTAGCAAGAGAGTTACCCCTTATACAAAAGGGGATAGATGAAACTCAAGCTACACCTATCAGCTTTTTACAACTCGCAAAATCGAAATCAATTTTGATCTTTTTTAGTGCTGTAATTGTCTTTCATTTTGCTAATGCAGCGCAATTACCGCTGGTTGGCCAAGAGCTTGCAAAAATTAACCCTGAAAATGATTCTATTTTTATGGCAGGTTGCATTGTCTTGGCACAAATAATTATGGTTGTAATTGCTTTTTTATTGGGATTCATAATCAATAAAATTGGACGTAAGCCCATTTTTTTATTTGCATTTATCTTTTTAATTTTACGAGCTTTATTATTTTCAATAACAGAAAACTCCTTTTATTTACTGATTATCCAGTTACTAGATGGTATTAGTGCTGGCATTTTTGGAGTGGTGGCTGTGGTCATAGTGTCTGATTTAGCAAGTGGAACAGGGCGGTTTAATTTTTTATTGGGGGCTCTTGGATTATGTGTAGGTATTGGTTCATCACTGAGTAATATTATTGCAGGATTCATAACAAAGACTTATGGGTTTCATGTGGGATTTATTTCATTAGCTTTTATGGCCACAATAGGAGTATTCACTTATGCATTTGCATTACAAGAGACGAAGAAGATAAGTACTGAGAAAATTTTATGA
- the mgtA gene encoding magnesium-translocating P-type ATPase, whose protein sequence is MLLLVTLGNEQALDKLDSTEQGLTNINAQKRQILYGKNDLGHKPYRSVILESISNSTNPLVIILVVAALLSAFTGNMINAGIIITIIIFSVGLDYFQNRRALVAVKKLQQQIAATATALRDGQWIELSFEQLVPGDIIRLVAGDLVPADSLLLKAKDIHVHQSALTGESLPVEKESVQEKKAPHNPIEARNAVFSGSTIVNGIATAVVVNTGSNTLFGQIAESIKKAPPHTEFEKGTMRFGIFIMKTVFFLVIFVFAVNIYLKRSLIESLLFAIALAVGLTPELLPMITTVTLAAGAVHMARKKVIVKNLSAIQNFGSIDILCSDKTGTLTSGEMALDQCIDPFGEKSEHVMLMAYLTSLFGTEIPNPFKKAVLKKASINPLDMAILKHDHPNVQKYNKIDEIPFDFERRRSSVVVDKNDIHLLITKGAPEYVMKVCSSYDNDGKLLVLNDEIRKQCDSMFSSLSQQGYRVLAVAYRKVKNTQPSYHAHDEKEMVFAGFLAFNDPPLSGISTVIKELHQQGVKVKIITGDNDLVAAHVCKQVGLDVSRIVLGEELDHISDSALGKIAEETDVFARISPVQKQRIIIALKTRGHVVGYLGDGINDAPSLHSADVGISVAGAVDIARESADIILLKHDLKVLLNGILEGRKSFGNVMKYLMMGTSSNFGNMLSMAGAVIFLPFLPMLPTQILLNNMLYDTSQITIPTDNVDNSFIKKPKHWNIDIIKKFMFYIGPISSLFDFLTFYVMLKVFAASEALFQTGWFVESLATQTLVIFVIRTAKNPWQSRPSLSLTLMVLTVVSIGILLPFSPLAKYWGFVPLPSMYFLFLTAATLFYLVLVEIIKKKLMWRWLEK, encoded by the coding sequence ATGTTGCTTTTGGTAACTCTCGGTAATGAACAAGCTCTAGATAAGTTAGATAGCACAGAGCAAGGTCTTACCAATATAAATGCCCAGAAAAGACAAATTTTATATGGTAAAAATGATCTAGGTCACAAACCTTACCGCTCAGTTATCCTTGAGTCGATTTCCAATTCGACTAACCCACTGGTTATTATTTTGGTTGTCGCGGCTTTATTATCAGCTTTTACTGGAAATATGATCAATGCTGGCATTATTATTACGATAATAATTTTCAGTGTTGGCTTAGATTATTTCCAAAATCGCCGGGCTCTTGTTGCTGTAAAAAAGCTCCAACAACAAATTGCAGCCACAGCAACTGCTCTGCGTGATGGTCAATGGATAGAACTATCCTTTGAACAACTAGTCCCTGGAGATATTATTCGCTTAGTAGCAGGAGATTTGGTACCTGCAGACTCTCTACTATTAAAAGCGAAAGATATCCATGTACATCAATCAGCATTAACAGGTGAATCACTTCCAGTTGAAAAAGAATCCGTTCAGGAAAAGAAAGCACCTCATAATCCAATAGAAGCAAGAAATGCAGTTTTTTCAGGCTCGACCATTGTTAACGGTATAGCTACAGCTGTTGTAGTAAATACTGGAAGCAACACTCTTTTTGGCCAGATAGCTGAAAGTATAAAAAAAGCACCACCTCACACTGAATTCGAAAAAGGCACTATGCGTTTTGGCATCTTTATTATGAAAACTGTATTTTTCCTAGTAATTTTTGTCTTCGCTGTAAACATTTACCTTAAACGATCATTGATTGAGTCGTTATTATTTGCAATAGCACTGGCGGTAGGACTTACTCCTGAATTGTTACCCATGATCACAACTGTAACTTTAGCTGCAGGAGCTGTTCATATGGCGAGAAAAAAAGTGATAGTCAAAAATTTATCCGCCATCCAAAACTTCGGTAGCATTGATATATTATGTAGCGATAAAACAGGAACGTTAACCAGTGGAGAAATGGCTCTGGATCAATGCATCGATCCTTTCGGAGAAAAGAGCGAACACGTGATGTTAATGGCTTATCTTACTAGCCTATTTGGTACTGAAATTCCCAATCCGTTCAAAAAGGCAGTATTAAAAAAAGCATCCATTAATCCCCTCGATATGGCAATTTTAAAACACGATCACCCAAACGTACAAAAATACAATAAAATTGATGAAATTCCTTTTGATTTTGAGCGACGTCGATCAAGTGTTGTTGTTGATAAAAATGACATTCATCTGCTCATTACCAAGGGTGCGCCAGAGTATGTGATGAAGGTATGCAGTTCTTATGACAATGACGGTAAACTTTTAGTATTAAATGATGAAATACGCAAACAATGTGACTCTATGTTTTCTTCATTAAGCCAACAAGGCTACAGAGTGTTAGCAGTTGCTTACCGAAAAGTAAAAAATACACAACCTTCATACCATGCTCATGATGAAAAAGAGATGGTATTTGCAGGATTTCTTGCTTTCAACGATCCACCGCTCAGTGGCATCTCCACCGTTATAAAAGAACTACATCAACAAGGAGTCAAAGTTAAAATTATCACTGGCGATAATGATTTAGTAGCTGCTCATGTATGTAAGCAAGTTGGACTCGATGTCAGTCGCATTGTACTAGGTGAAGAATTAGACCATATCAGTGATTCTGCATTAGGTAAAATTGCAGAGGAAACTGATGTTTTTGCGCGTATTTCTCCAGTTCAAAAACAACGAATCATTATTGCACTAAAAACAAGGGGGCATGTTGTTGGTTACCTTGGAGATGGAATTAATGATGCCCCTTCATTGCATAGTGCCGATGTAGGAATTTCTGTTGCCGGTGCTGTTGATATTGCCCGGGAGTCAGCTGATATTATTTTATTAAAACATGATTTAAAGGTATTACTTAATGGAATACTTGAAGGACGTAAATCTTTTGGTAATGTTATGAAATATCTTATGATGGGAACAAGCTCAAATTTCGGTAATATGCTGAGTATGGCCGGTGCCGTTATATTTTTACCTTTTTTACCGATGCTTCCAACACAAATACTGCTAAATAATATGCTTTATGATACTTCTCAAATCACAATACCTACAGACAATGTAGATAATAGCTTTATCAAAAAACCCAAGCATTGGAATATAGATATAATTAAAAAATTCATGTTTTATATTGGTCCGATTAGTTCCCTTTTTGATTTCCTTACCTTTTATGTCATGTTGAAAGTATTTGCTGCCTCTGAAGCTTTATTTCAGACGGGTTGGTTTGTAGAATCTCTTGCCACTCAAACATTAGTGATTTTTGTAATACGAACTGCTAAAAATCCTTGGCAAAGTAGACCAAGTTTATCACTGACACTAATGGTATTAACCGTGGTTAGCATTGGTATATTATTACCATTTAGCCCTTTGGCTAAATATTGGGGATTTGTACCATTACCTTCTATGTATTTTCTTTTTCTTACAGCCGCAACACTATTCTATCTAGTATTAGTAGAAATTATTAAAAAGAAATTAATGTGGCGGTGGTTAGAAAAATAA
- a CDS encoding transposase domain-containing protein, with protein sequence METSKQHQVEVFSWLKYVLANIHQAQTIRPLVYFALGQGESVSRSGVYMK encoded by the coding sequence ATTGAAACCAGCAAGCAGCATCAAGTAGAGGTCTTTTCTTGGCTGAAATACGTGCTGGCTAACATTCATCAAGCCCAAACCATTAGACCTCTTGTATATTTTGCTTTAGGGCAAGGCGAGAGTGTTTCGAGAAGCGGAGTTTACATGAAGTAA